A genomic stretch from Litoribacterium kuwaitense includes:
- a CDS encoding TRAP transporter large permease — MITFMLIALIVFLFTSMPIFVAMTLSAFLAVLFFSDIQPMILIQRLFGGIDQFALMALPFFIFAANIMERGGLSERILRWARAIVGHLAGGVAYTAQLSSMFFGALSGSSPATVMAIGKIIYPEMLRKNYQPSFSGGLLASAGAVSLVIPPSITLIIYGSVTGVSVGQLFLAGIGAGIILGISSIVYIAIYARKHDLHRDKKATAREFLVATRKAGWALLIPVIIMGGIYTGTFTPTEAAGVSAVYALLISVFIYKEMDLKKLYRVCVDSAVTSAQVLVLVAAAQVLGWMLTRGQVPQLIASLISENITSVILFLLVLNVVLLVLGMFMEGVAAIIIVAPLIFPAATALGVDPVHLGVIMIANLAIGMYTPPFGINIFVTQNITKQNMIQMMPGLVRFLAANIVALIIITYVPDAALFVLRLVE, encoded by the coding sequence ATGATCACGTTTATGCTGATTGCATTAATTGTCTTTTTGTTTACGAGCATGCCGATCTTCGTAGCGATGACGTTAAGTGCGTTTCTAGCTGTGCTGTTTTTTAGTGATATTCAGCCAATGATTTTAATTCAGCGCTTATTTGGCGGAATCGATCAATTCGCTCTTATGGCACTTCCTTTTTTTATCTTTGCCGCCAATATCATGGAGCGTGGCGGATTATCTGAACGGATATTACGCTGGGCACGCGCAATTGTCGGTCATTTAGCTGGTGGCGTTGCGTATACTGCACAGCTGTCGAGCATGTTTTTTGGGGCTTTGAGTGGGTCAAGCCCTGCGACGGTCATGGCCATCGGTAAAATTATTTATCCGGAAATGCTGCGTAAAAATTATCAACCATCCTTTTCGGGGGGATTGCTTGCCTCAGCGGGCGCCGTGTCCCTTGTCATTCCTCCTAGTATTACCCTCATTATTTACGGGTCAGTGACGGGTGTTTCCGTCGGGCAACTCTTTCTCGCAGGAATTGGTGCGGGAATCATTTTAGGCATTTCATCCATTGTTTATATTGCCATTTATGCACGTAAGCACGATTTACACCGTGATAAAAAAGCGACGGCTCGTGAATTTTTGGTAGCGACGCGAAAAGCCGGCTGGGCTTTGCTCATTCCTGTCATTATCATGGGGGGCATTTACACCGGTACTTTCACGCCGACTGAGGCAGCTGGTGTGTCAGCAGTTTATGCACTCTTAATTAGTGTTTTTATTTATAAAGAGATGGATTTGAAAAAACTGTATCGCGTCTGTGTCGATTCAGCCGTAACGAGTGCGCAAGTGCTTGTTCTAGTGGCAGCGGCGCAAGTGCTCGGCTGGATGCTCACACGAGGACAGGTACCACAATTAATCGCTTCATTAATTAGTGAAAACATTACATCAGTCATTTTATTTTTGCTCGTGCTCAATGTTGTTCTTTTAGTTCTCGGTATGTTTATGGAAGGTGTTGCGGCCATTATCATCGTTGCTCCGCTTATTTTTCCAGCGGCGACAGCGCTTGGTGTTGACCCGGTTCACCTCGGTGTCATTATGATCGCAAACCTCGCGATCGGCATGTATACGCCGCCGTTTGGCATTAATATTTTTGTGACGCAAAACATTACGAAGCAAAACATGATTCAGATGATGCCAGGTCTTGTACGTTTCTTAGCCGCGAATATCGTTGCGCTCATCATCATAACGTATGTGCCGGATGCAGCACTCTTTGTCTTGCGGTTGGTGGAGTAA
- a CDS encoding TRAP transporter small permease, with the protein MKYLAKIEEAFIAITLMAATLVLFINIVLRAGFSANTTWAEEFIRYCMIWITFIGSALCFRRGLHVGIDLFVEFLSKPGQKIVRLLVYVCSLVMLVFMAKYGYDLVQFSQRTGQITPSLRIEMFWVYLAIPIGAILSIIHVIERMVGLLRGHEPTSEAGEESV; encoded by the coding sequence GTGAAATATTTGGCGAAAATAGAAGAAGCGTTTATCGCAATTACGCTGATGGCGGCAACGCTTGTTTTGTTTATCAATATTGTACTTCGGGCAGGTTTTTCAGCAAATACGACGTGGGCTGAGGAATTTATCCGCTACTGTATGATTTGGATCACTTTCATAGGGTCTGCTCTTTGCTTTAGACGTGGGCTCCATGTCGGAATTGACCTTTTTGTGGAGTTTTTATCGAAGCCCGGTCAAAAGATCGTTCGACTGCTTGTCTATGTATGTTCTCTCGTCATGCTTGTTTTTATGGCGAAGTATGGCTATGATCTCGTTCAATTTAGTCAGAGAACCGGGCAAATAACACCGTCACTCCGCATTGAGATGTTTTGGGTGTATTTAGCCATCCCGATCGGAGCGATTCTTTCGATCATCCATGTCATTGAACGGATGGTAGGCTTATTGCGCGGTCATGAACCGACGTCCGAAGCTGGGGAGGAATCTGTATGA
- a CDS encoding TRAP transporter substrate-binding protein: MKQLLKAASGITLAAMLAACGSSGGGSSSDQAQEPAENNGTQGEAAYEELTITLSHNQPVSSPEHIGAESFKEHIETETDGAITVDIYPALQLGGLREQVEATQIGEIDITLQPSAVVSPFVDDIKVVDLPYLWPADAKAMYEVLDGEAGQELLGTLEQGGFKGLGFWPGGYKLFTTGEKEIRQPSDFEGITMRTMESPLLIEQYKGWGGNAIPVPYAELYNSLQQGVVDGQENPLQTIFLNNYHEVQSNIIESYHGTMTYVFMANQMWYDGLSEDAQNVITEAEAAGKEAAREALTETEDEYRQQIKDAGVNYYELTAEEIEAFRKASQPMHKELYSTPEQQERLEKLYEAIEAATAE, translated from the coding sequence ATGAAACAATTGTTAAAAGCAGCATCAGGAATTACGTTAGCCGCTATGCTCGCGGCTTGTGGCTCCTCAGGAGGAGGCTCTAGTAGTGATCAAGCCCAAGAGCCGGCAGAGAATAATGGCACGCAAGGAGAAGCGGCTTATGAAGAGCTGACGATTACGTTAAGCCACAACCAGCCCGTTTCCAGCCCGGAGCATATTGGTGCTGAATCATTCAAAGAACATATTGAGACAGAGACAGATGGTGCGATTACTGTAGATATCTATCCAGCGCTGCAATTGGGCGGCTTACGGGAGCAAGTCGAAGCCACACAAATTGGCGAAATAGATATTACATTGCAGCCGTCAGCAGTTGTCTCTCCTTTTGTAGATGATATAAAAGTCGTTGACCTGCCTTACTTATGGCCCGCTGACGCAAAAGCAATGTATGAAGTGCTAGATGGAGAAGCTGGACAAGAATTACTAGGCACTTTAGAGCAGGGTGGCTTTAAAGGTCTTGGTTTCTGGCCTGGCGGATATAAGCTATTTACAACCGGAGAAAAAGAAATCCGACAGCCATCTGACTTTGAAGGGATTACGATGAGAACAATGGAATCCCCGTTACTTATTGAGCAATATAAAGGGTGGGGCGGTAATGCGATTCCTGTGCCATATGCAGAGTTGTATAATTCTTTGCAGCAAGGTGTTGTTGACGGTCAGGAAAACCCATTACAAACAATCTTTTTAAATAATTATCATGAAGTGCAAAGCAATATTATTGAAAGCTATCACGGAACGATGACTTATGTGTTTATGGCAAACCAAATGTGGTATGACGGGTTATCTGAGGATGCGCAAAACGTCATCACAGAAGCGGAAGCTGCCGGGAAAGAGGCGGCACGGGAAGCGTTGACAGAGACTGAGGATGAGTATCGTCAGCAGATTAAAGATGCAGGCGTGAATTATTACGAACTTACGGCAGAAGAAATCGAGGCCTTCCGTAAAGCATCTCAACCGATGCACAAGGAGCTGTACAGCACGCCTGAACAACAAGAGCGTTTAGAGAAATTATATGAAGCGATTGAGGCTGCTACAGCTGAATAA
- a CDS encoding S-layer homology domain-containing protein, with the protein MKLLPRWLLAACVLLLANLLPSPSPAEAVFRDVPSHHWADEAIDWGFDNGYVKGVNKENTLFKPNAPLTRAQWFAMLFRYLEDIQLQSPIQPQSWSSTVLETAVYYGYPIVAHEDGRIQYRVMDAPINRVEAADTIVYTFKGETFWYETETVRWMYDEGLAKGKKGENTFEAYEPFQSMTRAEGIQLLYQMDRNKRPDVDASQFQSNDAVYTITFPKHFQKLKTVFPESDRVKGIQTRMIETFEQMKQQMNSNTTASLTTEVNRMKVILQSLDDLKDTSALTKIKRQRRCIKVH; encoded by the coding sequence ATGAAATTATTGCCACGCTGGCTGTTGGCGGCCTGTGTGCTTTTATTGGCAAACCTTTTGCCTTCGCCGTCTCCAGCAGAAGCTGTATTTCGTGATGTTCCTTCACATCATTGGGCAGATGAAGCGATTGATTGGGGGTTTGACAACGGCTATGTTAAAGGGGTCAATAAAGAGAATACCCTTTTTAAGCCAAACGCGCCATTGACGAGGGCGCAATGGTTCGCTATGTTGTTCCGCTATCTAGAAGATATACAATTGCAGTCGCCCATCCAACCACAATCATGGTCATCCACTGTTTTAGAAACGGCAGTTTATTATGGCTATCCGATCGTAGCTCATGAAGACGGACGCATCCAATATCGTGTGATGGATGCACCAATTAATCGGGTAGAAGCGGCAGATACGATCGTTTATACGTTTAAAGGGGAGACATTTTGGTATGAGACAGAAACTGTCCGGTGGATGTACGATGAAGGGCTGGCTAAAGGGAAAAAAGGTGAGAATACGTTTGAAGCCTATGAGCCCTTTCAGTCAATGACTCGTGCTGAAGGAATCCAGCTTCTCTATCAAATGGATCGAAATAAACGTCCAGATGTTGATGCTTCTCAATTTCAGTCAAATGATGCTGTTTACACCATTACTTTTCCTAAGCATTTTCAAAAGCTCAAAACTGTATTTCCAGAATCCGATCGTGTAAAAGGGATTCAAACAAGAATGATAGAAACTTTTGAGCAAATGAAACAGCAAATGAATTCAAACACGACTGCTTCATTAACGACAGAAGTCAATCGAATGAAGGTCATCTTGCAATCTCTTGATGATCTAAAGGACACATCAGCTTTGACAAAAATCAAACGGCAAAGACGATGTATCAAAGTGCATTAA
- a CDS encoding ABC transporter ATP-binding protein, whose product MTASDKKVLIEVDGLKKHFNVGRKQILKAVDGISFEIYKGETLGLVGESGCGKSTVGRTMIRLYNATEGDVRYEGQTIYGKKTKQERRALDRKMQMIFQDPYASLNPRLTVRDIIAEGIDIHGLASNSGERKERVNELLETVGLNSEHATRYAHEFSGGQRQRIGIARALAVDPDFIIADEPISALDVSIQAQVVNLLQDLQRERNLTYLFIAHDLSMVKYISDRVGVMYLGHFAELGSSHAIYDEPLHPYTRALLSAIPLADPAKERTRERIVIEGDVPSPVDPPSGCPFRTRCPFAKEVCAEVVPKWQEARTEHYVACHIHDPEYASHFRDVAFDATTPSTP is encoded by the coding sequence ATGACAGCATCAGATAAAAAGGTATTGATCGAAGTTGACGGACTGAAAAAGCATTTCAATGTAGGTCGGAAGCAAATTCTAAAAGCGGTCGACGGAATCTCCTTTGAAATTTATAAAGGAGAAACACTTGGACTCGTTGGAGAATCTGGTTGCGGAAAGTCAACTGTAGGTCGGACGATGATTCGTTTGTATAATGCGACTGAGGGCGATGTTCGTTACGAGGGACAAACGATTTATGGGAAAAAAACGAAGCAAGAACGCCGGGCGCTTGACCGTAAAATGCAGATGATTTTCCAGGATCCATATGCCAGCTTGAATCCGCGTTTAACGGTTCGTGACATTATCGCTGAGGGCATTGACATTCATGGCCTTGCCTCGAACAGTGGCGAGCGAAAAGAGCGCGTGAATGAATTGCTTGAGACGGTCGGTTTAAACAGTGAGCATGCGACACGTTATGCGCATGAGTTTTCCGGAGGTCAGCGCCAGCGGATTGGCATTGCCCGTGCACTTGCTGTGGACCCAGATTTCATCATTGCTGACGAACCGATTTCTGCGTTGGACGTTTCCATTCAGGCACAGGTTGTAAACTTGTTGCAAGATCTTCAACGTGAGCGAAATTTGACGTATTTATTTATCGCCCATGATCTGTCTATGGTTAAATACATTAGTGATCGTGTCGGTGTAATGTATCTAGGTCATTTTGCTGAGCTTGGTTCAAGCCACGCCATTTATGATGAGCCATTACACCCGTATACACGTGCGTTGCTGTCGGCCATTCCATTGGCTGATCCGGCGAAAGAGCGGACACGTGAGCGGATTGTCATTGAAGGGGATGTACCTAGTCCGGTAGACCCGCCAAGTGGCTGCCCATTTAGAACACGCTGCCCGTTTGCAAAGGAAGTGTGTGCTGAAGTTGTTCCGAAGTGGCAAGAGGCGCGTACGGAGCATTATGTTGCCTGTCACATTCATGACCCTGAATATGCGAGTCATTTTCGCGATGTTGCTTTTGACGCAACAACACCATCGACTCCGTAA
- a CDS encoding ABC transporter ATP-binding protein, whose protein sequence is MQNEQKPILSVKDLQVSFHTYAGEVQAVRGVDFELKKGETLAIVGESGSGKSVTTRAVMGLIPQPPGEIKGGEILYEDRDLLKLKEKDMQKLRGKDISMIFQDPMTALNPTMKVGKQITEGLKKHQNVTGHEAKKRAIELLKLVGIPYPEKRVDQYPHQFSGGMRQRVVIAIALACDPKVLIADEPTTALDVTIQAQILELMNELKEKLGMAIILITHDLGVVASMADRVVVMYGGQVAETGTVDEIFYQPKHPYTWGLLSSMPDLSIEESTLQAIPGSPPDLSDPPVGCPFAARCPYAMKVCIDHNPALEPITDSQKAACWLNDDRAPKVELPERVAGGRTS, encoded by the coding sequence GTGCAAAACGAACAAAAACCTATTTTGTCTGTGAAAGATTTGCAAGTGTCGTTTCACACATATGCAGGAGAAGTTCAAGCCGTTCGTGGTGTGGATTTTGAGTTAAAGAAGGGTGAAACGCTAGCCATTGTTGGTGAGTCTGGCTCAGGAAAATCGGTCACAACGCGCGCGGTGATGGGATTAATCCCTCAGCCTCCTGGAGAGATTAAAGGGGGCGAAATCCTTTACGAAGATAGAGATCTGTTAAAGCTCAAGGAAAAAGATATGCAAAAGCTTCGCGGAAAAGACATCTCGATGATTTTCCAAGATCCGATGACTGCATTAAACCCAACGATGAAAGTTGGGAAGCAGATTACAGAAGGATTAAAAAAGCATCAAAATGTCACAGGACATGAGGCGAAAAAACGGGCAATAGAGTTGCTCAAGCTCGTTGGAATTCCTTACCCGGAAAAGCGTGTTGACCAGTATCCTCACCAGTTTTCCGGAGGAATGAGACAGCGTGTCGTCATTGCTATCGCATTGGCTTGTGATCCAAAAGTGCTGATCGCCGATGAACCGACAACGGCACTCGATGTGACCATTCAGGCACAGATTTTAGAGTTAATGAACGAGCTGAAGGAAAAGCTAGGTATGGCCATTATCCTCATTACACACGATCTCGGTGTTGTTGCAAGTATGGCTGATCGAGTCGTTGTCATGTACGGGGGACAAGTGGCGGAAACTGGTACAGTTGATGAGATTTTCTATCAGCCGAAACATCCGTACACGTGGGGACTGTTATCTTCAATGCCTGATTTAAGCATTGAAGAATCAACGCTTCAAGCGATTCCTGGTTCTCCGCCGGACTTGTCTGACCCACCTGTCGGCTGTCCATTTGCGGCCCGTTGTCCGTATGCGATGAAAGTTTGTATTGATCACAATCCTGCCTTAGAGCCTATCACAGATAGTCAAAAAGCAGCTTGCTGGTTAAATGACGACCGTGCGCCTAAAGTAGAGTTGCCTGAACGTGTTGCAGGAGGGAGGACGTCATGA
- the opp3C gene encoding oligopeptide ABC transporter permease produces the protein MAEQQNDRLTKDLFTPVEKQPDQERISGESVSFWQDAFRQLRKNKAALIGLILILLITIMSFVGPGMTEHTFRSQETLHASLPPKVPVLESVSWLPFDGVKNGVDVYAERNLDDVYYWFGTDTLGRDLWTRVWVGTQISLLIGVAAAILDLIIGVLYGAISAYYGGRVDNIMQRIIEVLIGIPNLIVIILLLLFLEPGIPAIILAMVITGWVSMARVVRGQILKLKQQEYILASRTLGASDGRLVSKHLFPNTLGQIIITTMFTIPNAIFFEAFLSFIGLGVPAPNASLGSLVDSGFDSLQISPYMTVFPAVVISILLICFNLLGDGLRDAIDPKMRD, from the coding sequence CCTGACCAAGAACGCATCAGTGGTGAATCGGTCAGTTTTTGGCAAGACGCCTTTCGTCAGCTTCGTAAAAATAAAGCTGCGCTTATAGGTCTCATTTTAATTTTACTCATTACGATTATGTCATTTGTGGGACCTGGAATGACAGAGCATACATTTAGGTCTCAAGAAACGCTTCACGCCAGTCTGCCTCCAAAGGTGCCAGTGCTCGAGAGCGTATCTTGGCTTCCTTTCGATGGAGTGAAAAACGGTGTCGACGTTTATGCAGAACGGAATTTAGACGATGTATATTACTGGTTCGGTACCGATACGCTTGGCCGCGACTTGTGGACAAGGGTCTGGGTTGGTACACAAATTTCCTTGCTGATCGGTGTAGCTGCAGCGATTCTCGACTTAATTATTGGTGTGTTGTATGGTGCTATCTCCGCATATTATGGCGGGCGCGTCGACAACATTATGCAACGGATTATTGAAGTCCTCATTGGGATTCCTAATCTCATTGTTATTATTTTGCTTTTACTCTTTTTAGAACCCGGGATACCGGCGATCATTCTTGCGATGGTCATCACTGGATGGGTGAGTATGGCCCGGGTTGTTCGTGGGCAAATCCTAAAATTGAAGCAACAGGAATACATTTTGGCTTCCCGAACATTAGGTGCAAGCGACGGACGCTTAGTCAGCAAGCATTTGTTTCCGAACACGCTTGGACAAATCATTATTACGACGATGTTTACCATTCCCAACGCCATCTTTTTTGAAGCATTTTTGAGCTTTATCGGTCTCGGTGTACCGGCTCCAAATGCCTCGTTAGGTTCGCTTGTGGATAGCGGCTTTGACAGCTTGCAAATATCGCCGTACATGACTGTGTTCCCAGCGGTTGTTATTAGTATTTTACTCATTTGTTTTAATCTTCTCGGCGATGGACTTCGTGATGCCATCGATCCAAAAATGAGAGATTAA